From Aureibacillus halotolerans, the proteins below share one genomic window:
- the dgoD gene encoding galactonate dehydratase — MIVTGYELFQVPPRWLFLKIETDEGIVGWGEPVVEGRAKTVAAAVEELMEGIVGKSPLLIEDHWNTMYRGGFYRGGPILMSAIAGIDQALWDIKGKYYDAPIHELMGGRCRDSIQVYSWIGGDRPSDIAEGAQAAVDAGFQAIKMNGTEELHYVDSFAKIEAVVERVATVRQEVGSHIGIGIDFHGRVHKPMAKVLAKELEPYHPMFIEEPVLSENVEALRDLMKLTTIPIALGERLYSRWDFKHILSEGYADIIQPDLSHAGGITECKKILSMAEAYDVAAAPHCPLGPIALAACLQVDATCHNAFIQEQSLGIHYNQTNDLLDYIVDPKVFSYQDGQVAIPNGPGLGIEINEAFVRKMAEVGHNWHNPIWRHQDGAVAEW, encoded by the coding sequence ATGATTGTTACAGGCTATGAATTGTTCCAAGTGCCTCCACGTTGGTTGTTTTTAAAGATCGAAACCGATGAAGGCATTGTCGGCTGGGGCGAACCGGTGGTGGAGGGCAGAGCCAAAACAGTTGCCGCTGCTGTAGAAGAGCTAATGGAGGGCATTGTCGGTAAAAGCCCCCTTTTAATAGAAGATCATTGGAACACGATGTACCGCGGAGGGTTCTATCGTGGCGGTCCGATTTTAATGAGTGCAATTGCCGGCATTGATCAGGCGCTTTGGGACATTAAAGGGAAGTATTACGACGCGCCCATTCATGAGCTTATGGGCGGCCGCTGTCGGGATTCCATCCAGGTCTACTCATGGATTGGCGGCGATCGTCCATCGGATATTGCTGAAGGCGCACAAGCGGCTGTCGATGCAGGCTTTCAAGCGATCAAAATGAACGGTACAGAGGAGCTTCATTACGTAGACTCTTTTGCGAAAATTGAGGCTGTCGTAGAGCGCGTGGCGACAGTCAGACAAGAGGTCGGGTCACATATTGGCATCGGCATTGATTTTCATGGACGTGTGCATAAACCGATGGCTAAGGTACTCGCTAAAGAGCTTGAGCCTTATCACCCGATGTTTATCGAAGAGCCGGTACTAAGCGAAAACGTAGAGGCGCTTCGTGACCTTATGAAGCTGACCACAATACCAATCGCGCTTGGTGAGCGACTGTATTCACGGTGGGATTTTAAACATATTCTATCCGAAGGCTATGCCGACATTATTCAGCCCGATTTGTCTCATGCAGGCGGCATTACTGAGTGTAAAAAAATCCTTTCCATGGCGGAAGCGTATGATGTCGCTGCAGCCCCACATTGCCCGCTTGGTCCGATTGCTTTAGCAGCGTGTCTTCAGGTTGATGCGACGTGCCACAATGCGTTCATTCAGGAGCAAAGCCTCGGCATTCATTACAATCAAACGAACGATTTGCTAGACTACATTGTCGATCCAAAAGTCTTTTCCTATCAAGACGGTCAGGTCGCCATTCCAAACGGTCCTGGTCTTGGCATCGAAATAAATGAAGCCTTCGTCCGTAAAATGGCTGAAGTCGGACACAACTGGCATAACCCGATTTGGCGTCATCAGGA